The Natronoarchaeum philippinense genome has a window encoding:
- a CDS encoding DUF4129 domain-containing protein, with the protein MSVAGLGLTAATLDTAKPVGGSSQDQVLEPPDPRDDLGSSDQRTGSGGDANQSAGSSSSYQSLTTCVSFLDTTLGTLSVLLAVLGIALLIYSRYNAALALFTTWTIFPPIMLGYFLVTDCGGGAGIAVGNSASGGFATGGQGIVTATDVPSWMLIALVGLLMAGAAAVLYRTVNADEAVVPQAEDDDDDVHLDQFAEAAGRAADRIEEHNEDVDNTVYRAWIEMTELLDVDSPETYSAGEFADAAVEIGMNEDDVSELTHLFNEVRYGGKDAGAREEQAVSILRNVESQYGTTDGQTDDTDDTPIDEPAGDGEGDQR; encoded by the coding sequence GTGAGCGTCGCCGGGCTCGGACTGACCGCGGCGACGCTCGACACGGCCAAGCCCGTCGGTGGGAGTAGCCAAGATCAGGTTCTAGAGCCTCCGGACCCACGGGACGATCTCGGAAGTAGCGACCAGCGAACGGGCTCCGGCGGCGACGCGAACCAGTCCGCCGGCAGCAGTAGCTCCTATCAGTCACTGACGACCTGCGTGTCGTTCCTCGACACCACGCTGGGGACGCTGTCGGTGCTACTCGCCGTACTCGGCATCGCGTTGCTGATCTACTCGCGGTACAACGCGGCGCTGGCGCTGTTTACCACGTGGACGATCTTCCCACCCATCATGCTCGGGTACTTCCTCGTAACCGACTGTGGTGGCGGCGCGGGTATCGCCGTAGGGAACAGCGCGAGCGGCGGATTTGCGACTGGCGGGCAGGGAATCGTCACCGCGACTGACGTTCCGTCGTGGATGCTCATCGCTCTCGTCGGTCTGCTGATGGCCGGCGCCGCGGCGGTGCTGTACCGCACCGTCAACGCCGACGAAGCGGTCGTCCCGCAGGCCGAGGACGATGACGACGACGTTCACCTCGACCAGTTCGCCGAAGCGGCCGGCCGCGCGGCCGACCGCATCGAGGAGCACAACGAGGACGTCGACAACACCGTCTACCGCGCTTGGATCGAGATGACCGAACTGCTCGATGTCGACAGTCCGGAGACGTACTCCGCGGGCGAGTTCGCCGACGCTGCCGTCGAGATCGGCATGAACGAAGACGACGTGTCCGAACTGACTCACCTGTTCAACGAGGTCCGCTACGGCGGCAAGGACGCCGGCGCACGCGAGGAACAGGCCGTTTCGATCCTTCGCAACGTCGAATCGCAGTACGGAACTACCGACGGACAGACTGATGACACCGACGACACACCAATCGACGAACCGGCAGGCGACGGGGAGGGTGATCAACGATGA